The DNA segment gaggtgccttggtgcatgctatttgccgatGATATAGTATTGATTGACGAGACGCGTAGCGGAGTTAACGCAAGGTTGGAGGTTTGAAGACAGAtcttggagtctaaaggtttcaaagtGAGTAgaaccaagacagaatacttggagtaaAAATTCAGTGACGGGACCCATAATGCAAACATAGAGGTTAAGCTTGATGCTCAAGTTATCCCTAAGAGAGCGAGTTTTAAGTATCTCGAGTCTATTATCTAGGGTAACAGAGAGATTGATAAAAATGTTGCACATCGCATCAGAgcgggatggatgaagtggaagcTCACTTCCGGTGTTTTGTGTGATATGAACGTGCCGCCaagacttaagggtaagttttatCGAGTGGTGGTTCGACCGGCTAtgctgtatggggctgagtgttggccagtcaagaactcccacgtgcagaagatgaaagtagcagagatgaggatgttgagatagaTGTGTGGGTATACCAGGAGAGATATGATTAATAATGAAGCTATCCGGGACAGAGTGGGAGTAGCctccgtggaggacaagatgcgggagtcgaggctgagatggttcggacatgttaagagaagaagcattgatgctcctgttaggaggtgtgagaggttggccatgGAGAGTTTGAGAAAAGGTCGAGGTAGACCTAAGAAGTATTTGAGAGAGGTGATTAGCCGCTTCAGCTCACTGagaacatgacccttgataggagggtgtggagaTCGAGGATTAAGgaagaaggttagtaggtagtttaAAGTTGTTCACCGATAGTCTTAGTAGCATGCATGTCccttcatattcttagatttttattaCGTTATGTGATTTTGTTCGCCTCATGTATTGTATTCCCCGTTGATATTATTTGGTACTACTTATCTTTTGTCTCtcccttcttcttatctcttccttctttcttccttccttgcttttctcttcttcttcttgcccttcctgagccgagagtctattggaaacagtctctctacctgcattaggtaggggtaaggtctaagTACaaactaccctcctcagaccccacctGTTGAGATCAactgggttttttgttgttgttgttgttgttgttcttaggGACGTCAGCTCTTCATatcttttttaaaacaaaacaaaaaaaaattggaaaaatctTAAGCCATGCCATCATAGTATAAtttgatttgaacatattttcaCAAAAAGAGTATAACCAAAATACATACAATACTTAAAATCCCAGCTGACTTTAGTTATATCTACCCGACCCGACTTCACCCGTTAAAGTGGGCTAACCGTTCTATTCTCTCCCGCTCAGTTGATGCAAACTGCAGAGCTCTCTTCATTTGCAATTCTGCAGGAGAAAAACCATCAAATACCGAAACTTTTCCTAAAATTCAAGAACTCTCTGCAAAAACCCACAAACCAAATTTCCAGAATTCATCGTCAAGAATGCATTTTCCTTTTCAAAAACTCTTAACAGTCACTCTGTTTCTCATCTTAACCATCAATTCACCTTCCTTTTCATCTCCTTTCTTCCCTCTTAACAATGTAACTCTTTACGGTGACGCTTCTTTCACCACCAACTCCATTTACCTCACTCAACAACGCAACTGTTCGTCAAATTCACCTTCCATTTCTGCCATTGGTAGAGCTTTCTATGTTTACCCAATTCGTTTTCTTGATTCTTTAACAAATAACACTGCTTCTTTCTTATGCACTTTCTCTTTTACTATTCTCCCTACTACCCCTTCTTGCCCTTTTGGTGATGGCTTTGCCTTTTTGATCACTTCTGATGTTGATTCTTTGACCAACTCTAATGGTTACATGGGTCTTCCCAATCGAGATTCTGACATGGGAGATTCATTCTTGGCCGTGGAATTTGATACAAACGATAATCATATTGGTATTGGTGTTAAAGAAGTTAAGTTTTTGGCGTCTGCTGATGTTGATTTGAAAAGTGGGAAAGAATTGACGGCTTGGATTGAGTATAAAGATTCTGAAAAAATGATGAGAGTTTGGATTGGTTATGAAATGCAAATTAGGCCTTTTAATCCTGTTCTCGCTACTAAAATTGACATTTCCAATCAGTTGAAGGAGTTTATGAGAATTGGTTTCACTGCAAAAGGCTCTGCAGTTTACAGCATTAATCGTTGGCGATTCAGAAAGTTCGGATTGCTTTCGTCTCAAACGTCTTGGGATCGTCAATCCGATGAAGGAGATTGCTTGATGTGTTTTCCTGAGGAAATTGGTGAGCATTTTTCTGCCCCTCATCATAGTAAAAGTTTACTGAAATTGATTTTTGTATATGGTGGCTTAGCTGCCGTTGTTACACTTGTTGTTGGTATTCTGGCTATTGTGTCTGTTTTTGTGTTAAGGAGAAAAAAAAGGGATGGTAGTAGAGGGGAAAATGAAGGCCAAATGTGTAGATTACAAGGAAATCGAGTGCCTCAAAGATTGTCATTATCTGAAATAAAATCAGCCACAGAAGGATTTAATAATGAAAGGATAATTGGTGAAGGAGGATCTGCTGTTGTATATGAAGGAGATATTCCTTCTAAGGGAACTGTTGCTATTAAGAGATTTGTTCAAGGGACTAGATTAGGTCCTTCACATATTCCATTTAATACTGAATTTGCTTCTATGGTTGGCTGCTTAAGACACAAGAATTTGATTCAGCTCCAAGGATGGTGTTGTGAGAGAAATGAGTTGGTTTTAGTTTATGAATTCATGCCTAATGGTAGCCTTAACAAAATCCTACACGAACACTCGCATTTTGCTAAGTTTCTGACATGGGAGCGAAGGCTGAATATAGTTCTTGGCGTTGCGTCTGCTCTGGTGTATTTGCATGAAGAATGTGAGAGTCAGATAATTCATAGAGATGTGAAGACTTGTAATATAATGCTTGATGCTGAGTTCAATGCTAAGCTTGGGGATTTCGGTTTAGCTGAAGTGTTTGATAATTCTAGGACAAGGGATGCTACTGTACCAGCTGGAACAATGGGATATTTAGCTCCTGAATACGTCTTTTCTGGCGTTCCAACTGTTAAAACGGATGTGTATAGCTTTGGTGTTGTGGTACTAGAAGTAGCATCGGGGAGAAAGCCTATCGATGAATGTGGGGTTTTGATTACTGATTGGGTGTGGGATTTGTGGGAAAAGGGGAGGATAACTGAGGCTGCTGATCCGAAACTAAAGGGACGATTTCAGAAGAACGAGATGGATAGGGTGCTCGTCGTGGGACTTTCTTGTGTGCACCCTAATCAGGAGAAGAGGCCGAGAATGAGGGAAGTTGCCCGTATGCTTAAAAATGAAGCTCCACTGCCCATTTTGCCTCCAAAGAAACCGACTGTGAGAATTCAATCTGTTTTACCAGAGGGATGTGAAGAAATCATGAATTGTGCTGGAAAAATGGAGGATAGCCCATGGGCAACTCCAAGAACTCATTTTAGCAGGAACTAGATTTTAGAAAAAGCTGAAGATCATAAGCAAGTTTTCTGAATACTTGCTACATTGTTGAATTGTACTTATCTTTGCAACAAGTAGTGCAGATATTATTAGTTGAAATCTTACTTTGTTGAGATTAGGACTTTCAAAAGTCAATAATTAGGTAAAAACTTACTTTGAGCTTGTGCCAAATAGTGTGTGCTTAGTGATAGACATGCTTCAAGCATATTTTTGCTGTTATCATTATGCTGTACACTTCTTTTTTGAAGGGAGAACAATGGGCATTTTAACCaataaggggtcatttggtacgaggtataagaaggtataggggtggtataaaaatttaataccaccttaatattctgtttggttagcaaaccaggtataagttatattttaacaccggaataacttataccttatagagggaggggtaattagcaccggtataacttataccttcttcttataaattatacaattgttattcttaatacaacataccaaacagtgaataaacaacaatcccagcataacttataccggcataagTCATGTTCCAACAACTTTTtgtaaggaaaaaaagaagatagTCATATACAATTAAGCTACTACCGAAACAATTCTTAAAGTTTCACTTAAACCATATTGGATTTGGGCATGTTCATAATCATTTTGACTTTGAAATGGACTCCTAATAGCAATATTTTTACACATGCAAAAAATGATTTATGTTGAACCATTTATAGTGATAGATTAAATTAATAGTTCACCTATATATAAAGTGAGAGAAAATGTCCTTTTTTTGAGATAATTTTAGTTTCAAAATAAAAATGACATTCTTGACATGTATTCTTTCAATGTTAAGTCAATGTATAGTCAGTTATAGTGAGTGTATTGGGAAAAACTACATTTATATAAAGATGATGTGTCGAGACACGTGGACTgatcaaatagtcaaagaattataattactCAAGAGGACAGGTAAAgtttttgcttgttctcactgattattttactaaatgggtggaggcaggtacattcaaacaggtgcgagaaaaggaagtcagagattttatttggcggaatatcatatgtcaattcggcgtaccaaaggagatcgtatgtgataatgaCCCTCAATTTATAGGAGCTCAGATCACGAAATtccttcaaagttggcaaattaaaaggataacgTCTACGCCTTATCATCCGatgggtaatgggcaagcagaatcaacaaataaagtcattatcaacaatttaaagaaacgatTAGAAGAGTCAAAAGGGAATTGGCCAGAAGTGCTACCTGGTGTTTTTGGGCATATCGTACAATGGCGAAAACTAGTACGGGAGAAACaccgttttcattggtttatggaactTAAGCTTTAATTCCAGTCGAGATAGGAGAACCGAGTACCTGATTCACGCAGGtgacacaagaatctaatgacgaggagatgcgggtcaatctAGATTTACTCGAAGCAAGGAGAGAAGCTGCAC comes from the Nicotiana sylvestris chromosome 4, ASM39365v2, whole genome shotgun sequence genome and includes:
- the LOC104220726 gene encoding L-type lectin-domain containing receptor kinase S.6, whose translation is MHFPFQKLLTVTLFLILTINSPSFSSPFFPLNNVTLYGDASFTTNSIYLTQQRNCSSNSPSISAIGRAFYVYPIRFLDSLTNNTASFLCTFSFTILPTTPSCPFGDGFAFLITSDVDSLTNSNGYMGLPNRDSDMGDSFLAVEFDTNDNHIGIGVKEVKFLASADVDLKSGKELTAWIEYKDSEKMMRVWIGYEMQIRPFNPVLATKIDISNQLKEFMRIGFTAKGSAVYSINRWRFRKFGLLSSQTSWDRQSDEGDCLMCFPEEIGEHFSAPHHSKSLLKLIFVYGGLAAVVTLVVGILAIVSVFVLRRKKRDGSRGENEGQMCRLQGNRVPQRLSLSEIKSATEGFNNERIIGEGGSAVVYEGDIPSKGTVAIKRFVQGTRLGPSHIPFNTEFASMVGCLRHKNLIQLQGWCCERNELVLVYEFMPNGSLNKILHEHSHFAKFLTWERRLNIVLGVASALVYLHEECESQIIHRDVKTCNIMLDAEFNAKLGDFGLAEVFDNSRTRDATVPAGTMGYLAPEYVFSGVPTVKTDVYSFGVVVLEVASGRKPIDECGVLITDWVWDLWEKGRITEAADPKLKGRFQKNEMDRVLVVGLSCVHPNQEKRPRMREVARMLKNEAPLPILPPKKPTVRIQSVLPEGCEEIMNCAGKMEDSPWATPRTHFSRN